The Myxocyprinus asiaticus isolate MX2 ecotype Aquarium Trade chromosome 4, UBuf_Myxa_2, whole genome shotgun sequence nucleotide sequence AAAAGTCTGATTACAATCTATCATTTTACTGTTTCATTGTGCCAACACGACAACCTCCTCCTATCCACTGCCACCAGATGAGTCCCATCCTGCATGGCCCCCTCCCTCCTAtatccggcaggatctgatggttcaagtAGCAATCTCATCGGACCGCCAAatggggcttatgccaaaaaGAGACATTCAAttcttatttcattattatttcatcaaataaatgtcatgccAACTTTAGTTAAGTctgcgagtctttctgatagaacagTTTCTGTTTTTACATTGTGGTGGTGCAAAATCAGGATAAGAATGAACTGACTGGGCAAGTCACAAATCGTGAGTTGCCACATCACTGAAGTTCCAACAGCACGGTTGAGAACGGTTAGCTAACCGTCCTGAGATGTCTGGTTTGTAATCATACCATACCGAACTGTGCTCAAGTGGTAATGCAACTGGAGCTATCACTCAAAGAGCACAGAAATGtctggcctgatggtggaaaagcactttAAGGCTACTACTTCTACTAATAATGCATTCAGTTTGAGTCCTCTGGGTAGGCCAGCTAAATTTAGCGCTATGGTATTGCAGAATAATAATTCTTCTGGGAATCTTTGTCCTAACTCCCTGTACACTTCAACTCAGTGTGTCCAGTGGGGCCAGTTTAACTTGTTCTTTGTGTAGATATTAGAAACAGGGGGTGTATGCCAGTGAGGTGAAACCAGTGTCATGCTTTTGACTTTGTGAGCTGTGATTGTGCTTTTATGCCAGTGGCATTTCCCTAAGGGGAGATGAACAGTTAAAAAATAGCACATGGCGGAACTAAGATTCATTAGTTGCGCCCAGTGCAACTTACTGTAGACCAATTATGAGGACAGTTTCCCTTGTCTTGCTCAAGGCTACATTGGTGTTAGAACACTTCTTAACTCCTCTGTTCCTTGGTCACTTTCATTTAGGGGACATGTACTCCCAGTATCTTCTTGACTGCTCATACAAAACAAAGATGTCTATTCAGTATTAAAATGTGTGAAATGCAACAGTCATACAGAGAGACCCTGGGTCATTGAATCCAGAGGCATTTCAGACTTGTGCTAAATACCTTTATGTAGCTCACAACATTTTCTGTGacatccctgctgaaaataaCAGTTACCGTAAGATGGTTTATTGTTCTTAGTTCGTcacccagcctggtcaggctagACTTCTGGCTGGTTTAAGAGGGGGTTTTGGCACGTTTTAGCTGGACAGTCTGGGGATCAGTCTCCCAGCTAAACCAGTTAacaccaggctgagagaccaactTAAACCAGGGAGTACTAGCATCTTTTTCTAGGCAGGGATGGCAGCCAATACTTTTATTAAGCTCTCCCGATAAAGTATATGTCTTTATACCATAAGCTATtggttatacaaaaaaaaaaaaaaaaaaaaaaaaaaaactataaaataaagaacaaaccTTAAGGTCTTCTTGAAAAGCCCACCAAAGGTCTTAAAGTGCTTTACaagtttattacatctgtttctGTGCAGATATCAGTAGCTGGCTGCAGCTCTTTGGGTTTCAGCTTCATAATGTGGTTCCAGGGTTCCCTAAACCGAAGGTGGAGAATACAGAGCAAACGTACGAGATGATGGCCACACAGCTTCGCACACAGACCTGGGATACCAGCAAGGTGAGTTGAGGTTTTCCACAGTACAGCATACTGTCTCTCTCTCCTACAGAAGGAATTAGTCTGCCTAGTCTAGCCTTATGAGTTAAAgagaaagttcaccccaaaataaacatcttacttccatggaacacaaaaggagatggcagACAAATTttcaacttttcatttttgggtgaacttttcatttaatcttttccAACAATCAAACAACACTCAGAGTGGCTAGTTCATAAAATCTTCTCCCTCCTCAGGTTGTACTTGGCATCCAGTGTGATCTTCAAAAGCACTTGAGAAACTTCATTTCATTGGATCGCCTCCCCATGACGCCAGCTAATGGGAAAATCGGAGGCCGCCAGGGACGAAGACCAATTTTCTCTGCCCTTTCTTCAATTTTCGGAAAAGGTGTGAAATTTGCCATCCATGATGGAGTGGTCTCAACGGAGATAATTGGTGTGGCAAGCGAGGACAGTCGTCGTGTTGCAGCTGTATTGAATGGTGCTGTCTACCTGCGAGGCCTTCATTTCACAGTAGACGGCCGTGACACTCATTACTTCACTAAGGCTGGCCCACTGGAGGCAGATCTGGGCGTTGCTGGGGGTGGGGCTGGAGGCGGAGTCAGAGTGTTGGAGAATGGTGTAAACGTATCAGTGTCCCAGATCAGCGCTATTGTTGGTGGGGAAATGCGCCGTTTCGCTGACATTGTcctccagcagggggtgcttagCTTTAACATTCGCTATGGTGCATCGCCAGCAGAAGAGCGCACTCGTGTGCTGGAGGTGGCACGAATAAGAGCTGTGCAGGGAGCGTGGCTACGGGAGCAGAAAAGGGTCCTGGAAGGGGAGGGTGGCAGTTTGGTATGGAGTGATAAAGAAAAGGATGAGCTCATTGCAGAGGGGCACGTCTCAGGTTATGATGGGTTCTATGCTCTATCTGTTGAACAACATCCTGAGCTTGCAGACAGCCCCTTCAACCTTCAACTGATTAGACATGTGGAAACTGGTCGCAGGTAACAGCGGCACTTAAACACACCTCAACACACCTATACGCCCCTTTATACACTCCTAGCTACCACATAGCTCTTCAGCTTTTTCTAGAACCCCAACCAAACAAAGCGAGAAAGACTCTATTTGCCtttaaaatgtgacaaaatgatggtattatttttgattttgtgtttGTTAATGTACTCTTAgcaatttcttcttttttttttcagtttaactAGGTAGATTTTGTTGGAATTCTTTCTTATTTTACAGTGGCTTAACTGTTCTTCCTAAAGAACAAGCCTTGCTTGCCGACCTGAGGGCACAGAGAACAATGCACCTGTTACTGTTCTAGACTTACATTAAAGAGTCTTCAACGCCACATGTGCAGCCATGCCTGGCTGTCTCACTTCAGTGTGTATAGAAATAATTTGACTTTACGGGAATGTTGAAGGCACCTTGCTATGGTGTTAAATCCTGCAAACCTGAGGGTTTTCTCATGATTTCATTGACTGCTGTGTTAAATGTTCTCTAAGAATTTTCACAGTCACGGCCCTAACAGTTCAAATGACCTTCCAGAAAACCAACTTTTCAACAGACCTCTGTACATCTGCTTCTGTTTGATGCTGCTGTCGCAAAACTGAACCCCTGGCTACAAAAAATTCACAGTGTTTGGAGTCTTGGCAAAAGCTCACCACCATCTTTGTGTTGTTTCTGCTTAATCAGTGTTGACAAAGCAGAGAGAATTAATCTGTTTAGCACCGCTGCTGTAGAGGAAAGATTTGTTCTCTTTGCGAAAACTGTACATTTACCCTTTTTTCAAAtgtgtagaataaaaaaaaattaaaaaaattatgtatgtGGAAATTGTGCCTTCCTGGTCTGCTAGAAATGATCACATGAAATGGGCTTAGACATATCGTACATTCTCAATTTGTGTTTCAGTATTAGTCACATGCCTTAGTTATAtggaaaaagtatttattttgaattgttttggTGGGGAGGGGATTGGCTAGTGAAAGCCAAAAAACATAAATGCTAATACCTGTGAGGTGAATTCTTGTAAATATACCCCAGGATACAAACACACAGTGACATGAACATGTCCCAGTTTACAGTTAAAATGCtgcttttttatttgttcttgtatgattttgctttttatttatttactttgcttTTGCTGTACTATCAATATGAAACTGACATCGTGTTTGTCATTTTGGTTTTATAATGAGTGTCAAAGCTCCagttttggatttttatttttcccaATATTTTAACAGGTCCTTTTTCCTTCTAGTACGAGGCCTGATAAGGACTATGTGTAGGGAAATAATAGAATCACCTGCTGAAGAATGGTATTTTTTGTGTTAGTATTGGAGTTGGGTCTTTTCCAAACTATTAAAGTCTGCAGCACTGTGGATAGACGTTCTGTGTGTAGGACTATCAGTATGGACTTCTGTATATCATTTATGGACAATTGTAGGCTGTTTATAGATAATGGACTATTTATACATGATACTCAAGAGAATTAGGAGTAAATGTATTTTCTTGTGAAATCTGTGGATATGCTGTACCATCAAGCTTTGTAATCTTAATCTGAGATATATATTTGCACTGAGTATAAGGTGAAGAGATAAATGCATTGGACTGAATTTTCAGAGTGTGCAAATATTTAACAgaactgtgtgagagagaggtgcTCTGAAGGCACAATACGTTTCCAACATTTTGCAAATCTTAATTTCAATCGAAGTTCAGTTTTATTGCACAAAGAAATAAAATAGTGGAGGAAGTATTTTTGTTATCTTTTGCATCTTTTGTCATAATCTCGTCATTGCTTAACTGAAACTTTTGGTTTATGATCAAATTATCTTCCTCTCTCAAAAGTCAAGTACAAAAAAACTTCAGTGTCCTCTCCTTTGCCAAAACAGTTCCTGTGGTGTATATTTGACTGATAGGCTTTATGTACACAGATTAATGCAGTTTGTCAAACATGCCTATTTAAAAACAAAGTACTTTGGGCAGTGgcctttttataaataaaaacacaaatttaaccctttcttgtgtgtgtgcgtgttcagATCAGCTGAAGCTGATGCTCCTGTtgctaattataataatacaaaattaaaaagtgACTCCGTATGGGAAAGAAAAACACAGCCAGCTTTTCTTCTTGATAAACttaatatttgtataatattttttatatttaaatatatttgtagaATTTAGACAACTAATTTAAATACACATCAAAACCATACAATTTACCCTTGGCTTCAGAGCCCACCCTATCCCCCAAAAAGTAGGAAAACAAATGCACTGTGTACCTTTTCATACATTTACAGCATGTAGGAACAGTTTTCAGGTTGTTAATGTTTAGTTTTGTATGCAGGATAGAGGAGAGGAACCGATATGCCTTGCCCTGGGATTTTAAAGACAGCAATGATGTTATTGACTTTCCTAAAGAGTCTTTCCTTCATCCCGGGAGCcatctggaaaaaaaaagaaatataattatttaaaatttgaaaaaaggaTTCTATTTTCTGAACTCTTAAAATGTTTTCTAAAGGGCAAGTTTGTGCCTCAACAGGCCATTtgcttgtattttgtatttatagttttatcataaaaatgaataataatgaaaAGAGAGGTGCAGTGTTTTCATTTTGTAGCTGGTGGTTGATGCTGTCACATTTACAGGAAGCACAACGAAGCCAGCTGAAACATGAAATGCTGACaataatgactgttttaaaaTCTCTCTGAAGTGTCTAGAGTCTAGACTAATGTTATGGGGGACTTATTAGAGGGTGGCATTTACCTTTAAGATAATTTCAGTGGAAAGTATTTGGGGTGAAGTGGAAACTGTTATAGTGAgccaaaatgcaaatgtttatcAGCAtataaacactctctctctctctctctctctctctctctctctcgtgtgtgtgtgtgtgtgtgtgtgtgtgtgtgtgtgtgtgatactgaaaTATAACATGTACATATGATTCTCTGCCTGTTAATTTATGTGCTATAAATATAGGCCAAAACACACCACCTCACtgactacaaaaaaaaataattatatatatatatatatatatatatatatacatatatatatatatatttccacatTACACCCCTGAATATAGCATAGATCTTCTTGCATGCAAAATAACAGTAGCATCAGATTTTGCTTTTAAGGTTAGTCACAGAAAACCAACACCTGTTACCATTTCTGTTTTCAGATACTGGTACACTACACCTGAACACCACACCATATGTGCCTGctgaaaatttaatttaaaaaccatGGGCATTAATACAGAGATTGATCCTCTTTTTGCtactataacagcttccactcttctgagaAAGCTTtctactaggttttggaacatggCTGGGGAGATTTGTGAGGTCAGGCTAATATTGGGTCTTGACTCACAGTCGGCACTCCAATTCATTCTAAAGGTGTTCAGTGGTGttaagtaaaccatttctttatagaCCTTGCTTTATGCAGAGGGGAACTGTCAAAAGGGATACCCCACTCTAATAAATATGTTCGTAAAATAATCTTGCATGGCTGTATGTGAAAGGGGTGTCCTCACACATTTGTCCATGTACAGGTATTTTGCAGCATTCTCCTCACCCGAAGCATGCATGCTTAGGGATATTACAAAAATCATCACATACAGCATAAGCAATATTCcgtgttcaacacaagttaagcttaattgacagcatttgtggcataatgttgattaccacaaaaattattattattttgactcgtacctccttttctttaaaaattgcacataatctgggttacagtgaggtacttacaatggaagtgaatgggggccaatcagtATACGtcaaaatactcagtttcaaaagtgtagACACAAGGCAtaatgcgtgtaaacatgattttagtgtgataaaatcacttactaacctattCTTTGTTTAGTTatgttcaattttacaactttgttgccatgacgacataacgctaAAACGAttgtaaaacaaaacaactttacagctcaaataaaatacAAGTTTAAATAGAAGAAATAAGagttaagtgcttttataaaattataagctttacatttttgactttaaacctcctaaaattggcccccatttactttcattgtcagTGTCTCGCTTtaacttcaatttttgctttttttaaagaaaaggagtgtcGAGTCCAAATTATTGTTTGTGgaattcaacattatgccacaaatgctgttgattgaccttaacttgaattgaacccagaatattcatttaagacaTAAGTGGCTGTAATAGGATGTAAGAGATAAATTCAAGATTAGCCTCAGGAAAGGTAAATTAGACCTCTTAAATCTGTCCGTACCTCCATTTTCCAGAGGCCATTCGTTTGTTTGAATACTCTGTAGGTGTACACCCACCCGTCACACCTGGAGGTTTACAGTGCACACTGAATTTTTACTTAATTCTGTTAGTCACAGATACaataaatgtaagcgcagcgtagttctagcgggaagactagcagctgtacatcattgcaccattagataggtaactcctagccaatcacatgtaaccCATTGCTTTATAtgtttgctcacaatctatcacattgctgtttcagcgtgctaacacggcaacttccaccaccccaccaccacaagtcgagtcccgtcctgcatgggggtaggctcctcgcccctgcctcctatctctggcaggatatgacgattcggagtacaacttcttcggaccgccagatggggcttatgccaaagagagacattacatttctgttttatattcatcaaagaaatctcatcttaaatttcactcaagtctgcgagtcttcctgatagaatgtTATTTACTGATGCTAATGTAATGTAACGTCTTAGCATGTGGATGCAGTAACTT carries:
- the LOC127438974 gene encoding SH2 domain-containing protein 1A-like, which encodes MEDLVEYHGPIGRSRTEEILNVPGCNGSYLIRDSMSSLWHYCICVLCDGWVYTYRVFKQTNGLWKMEMAPGMKERLFRKVNNIIAVFKIPGQGISVPLLYPAYKTKH